The Lepeophtheirus salmonis chromosome 13, UVic_Lsal_1.4, whole genome shotgun sequence genome segment TATGATTTAATATCCTAAATCACAGTGGTTctgatatattacaaatttcgATATTGACtaccaaaaaattctaaaaagtaCTACCTATAgacaacaatttttgttttcatactTAATCTGTTCAGTTTCACTATAGAGCTGATAGAAAACAAACGTCATGTCATTGCAGAACTGTTAGAGTCTAGATAACGATGATGAAGCAAgcataaatgtcaaaaaaaatatgccgGGAACACCGTATATAACGTTTGCAAGCAACTTAAGGTGATTAAGAGGCTTGCCTATTCCTCATGTGGTTCACACAAAGCCAAAAAGCGGACGAGCCACTTCTTGGTTGGGCTCAAAAGGCACATCAAAGCAAATCTTAGTATTTCAAAGGCTGCTCATGCTCGGAGGAAGTCGATCAGTTGGAGGTAGGTGATCAGAGCCATCAAGGACGACCTTGGCTTGAAGTCCTATATAAGGAAAGGTTTACCTTCTTACCACAAAGATGAATGCCAAAGAGTACAACTTTACCTTGGACGTTGGATATAACTCAAATAATTATGGCAAGCAGAGGACAGAGGTAATTTTCCCATTTATGATGAAAACCGAGTTATCGTCCGAGATAATGATGTTTGGTTTGATCACCAGTGACGGGAATACTATGTTAactcacatttttgacaactGTCTCAAGTTGACCTCCTCAGAGTACTTGGACCTTCTTACGAATTTAGCGATGCCATGGCTGCAAGCCACATACCATCCAGATTCAAGCTGTGTGCTTACTTTATAATACGTTATAAAAACCACACTCCTTTTTCTTAAAGTCAAAAGAGCTGTAATATCAAAGTTgtgaataaaatcttttttccatttccccaactaaaaaaaagtatttcaggAACAAGTTTTGGGACCAAGGATTAACTACAAACTTTATGTCATGGGGAATGATGTTGAAAACTAATTTCCATGTGTTTATCTTTAAGactctaaataaaaagttataagccCATTCCTGCCTAAACTTGATTATCCCTAGTATTTTGCACAGTGTAGGGAGTACCTGATAGAAAACATCTTTATAAGGGGGGAACGTCTATAAGAAAGATTGAGAACTTTATTGTGTCCAACTTGCCCTATCAAGTGGGCAAATAGAAACAATAAATTGCCAACattaaacttgaaataacaACTAAAGAATCACCATTAACTATGTTATGAAATTGGTGCCAAAAGTagtataatgtatgtatttatcttGTACGACTgagtaaaaaaccaaaaattggaTTCCGTGTCAATTAGCTCGTTTTTCCcctatttattcatatttttaatctcCCTAAGGGTGAATGTACTTCATCACCCCTAGCACTGATTGGCTTGTTCAAGAgctatatttattactttatcaaaaaaaaaagcaatggGAGTCATCATTGGCCCTGTAAACAAGGggatattattaattcattatctattaataaatagttttatgcGTCTTAAACCTAGGAAATATTGTATAgtaatacctacatatattaaaagtagACTCAGCCCATCtctgtatttatgtatatgaacaaTCCCGAGtcaatatttgaacaaattcgTTTCATGTGTTTGTACAAACACCGCTTGTCTCACTTATCTATGTATGTAAGCCgttaaatttgtttgatttcCCTCTTGGTTCGAACTGGATTTCCGGCAGAGGTAGTTTGAGtgtcaaaaaatacacataCCTATTACATAGTCAACAAACACTTTATAATGATACCAAAGAGATCAGATATCTGGAGTGTCTCTTGTCCGTTTGGACTTCTCCTCCTCCTATTCATCATAGCCTCAGGTAGTTGCTCAGTTCAAATCATTGCCTCCTCTGATCCTGCATTGTTCCTGTTACCCGGAGAGCCTCccaatcaattattttgtgaGAGTGATAGTCCTTTTGACTTGTGTATCTGGTCTTATAATGGTGATAAATGTGTTGGCTCATCGGGATCGAGTTCGTATGCCTGTACAGATTTCCCGGAGGGAATCACTCTGCACATTGAAACGACGGAAAGAAAGTGTATTCTTCAAATAGAATTACCGAAAGTTGAAGTTCATGAAGGAGAATATACGGTTAGTTATGCTGCAAAGATCCATAGGACTTAAGGATATCATTCATATCTTTTTATGTCTTCATAAATTACACCTTCATGTAatgctcatatttttttatataattttttttcattaaataccTGTACATATCTAATGAGAAATGAATGATATCTTTATCTAAAAGTGTTTGCTCGGATCATTCGATGATATTTCGACGGGAAGGATGGATATGATGAGCAAAGAATTTTCAATCCAAGTTGCCCATCCTGCAAGTATTACAATCACCCACTCTGAAAGTGGTGTACTTCATGTATCAAATTCAACTCAAACGATAGACACAGACATCATTTGTACCTCCGAGAATGGTATACCCAgtatttcaaactttgaactctATAGAAATGGAATCCCAATAGATGGAAATGACGAAGGACTCTTCCATCTCTCTCAAATGGGTCTGCAAAATGATGGAGATGTGCTTCTATGTGGAGTAAATCAAGTCACAGACGATGATAGACTCATTTACAGCAATCAAACCAGTGATTCTCTTATAATACAAGTACTATATCCTCCTCAGATGGTAAATATACACGAAATTCGCTTTATGTTTGAGTTTATCGCAAACCCAGAGGCAGAGTCCATTGATTGGGAGTTGTTTGATGATCAAAACAATACCTTTGTCTATCACAAAACCGAAACAGAAGTCAAAGTGACTGGAGAACACAAGTATTTGATCACTTTGATAATTGATTTGGAGAATATCACGGTGTGTGAATACATACTGACAGTTGATAACGGTGAAGGAATATTAAGACATGACACGCACCTTAAATCCTTCAACTCCTCTTTGGCACATAAATCAGAACAAAATGTTGATGAGGATTCTACAAGTGAGAATTTAGGAGAAACGCCCTGGTCTTTGATATTTGGTATTTTAGGTGGGATTTTGTTTATTGTCATTGTAGGGATTATTGCATTCGTCATATTCCATCAATGCAAGTACTCTCAGGGACATTTTTACTCTTCAGCAAATAGGAGAGGAGCGTCGGAATCTTCGTGAAATTTATTCTCAACGAATCTTGCCTCCTTTTTTATGAGGCATTTATCATTACAGacgtttctttatatatatattttaattaaattataggaTTTGAATCTGTGTAAGTATTATGTGACTGTGGGTTCATAACTTGACGCGTTGCTCTTGCTTAAAGAATTctccttattatttttcttaagggTTCTTCATGACAAATGGCTCTAGAACTATTAACACAACCtcacattttcaattttttgtttaactgtAAGGCCATACAGTAGAAAGAAAATTCGAAGGTAAACATAGGAGCATAATCACTTTTTATAATACTATGCCGCAAATCATTAAGTCATGCCATTCATGATTCTTAATTTAAATGCTCCGAATATTCCAATGGTAAAAGTATCAAGTTTTGATGATTGGAAATCTCTACATGGAACACAGGGTTTGGgcatttcttatatatttttttcttcataacatAATTTTGTGAGAGCAtaacttttgtaattttcataaaGAGTAAATTCactttgaaagaataataagtCATTCTgctcacggcgttacctcactaatacaaaaatatatagcgGATTTTGCTATCAGCTGTCAATATCTccgcttcttttctcctaatcagtgttctgaacgttgaatTAGAACTAGTTCTTATGAAGCTGTGAAAAATTCTcaaagaattgaataataagtatatatttaattaagcaTTTCGTAAATACCAactttttctgcttctttcttgcaggaaaggttgagtgatacaatcGGGGTAGCAACGGTTGCTATGTTTATTTGCATTTGTTTGTTCCTTTTTTGTTACGTGACGGAGAAGATAAATCCAAAAAGGAGAGACTGTATCAAAAGTTCCTTCTCTAATTCACGGCGATACCagactaacacaaaaatttacattgtatgtttctccttcttttatcctaattagtgttctgaacgttgattggttgaattaaaattacttatttttatagctGTGAGCAATCCCcagcaattattaaataataattggctATCAACTGAATTTGAGTCTTTTTTGCCGtttcttttcagaggaaaggttgcgttatacaTAAAATGACGGGGgaaatctctttaaaaaagtgCAATGCATCAAGTTGTGAACCCACTTTAGGAGTGTTATTTGTAATATAGATATGTTTGTATAAAgttgtatatataagtattatgtagaaaaaacaattatattttgtatttttatgtataaatgaatgacaattgattttaattactTCAACATGGATACTAAATAACTTAGTGGAATGCTTTGATTACTAATTTTTTCCGAATTGGGTTTTTCGCAAAGTACagattatataaatgtatatgtatatattataaataaatgtaataaacaaAATCTAAATGAATCTAATATAATAAGCAAGATTGAATAAAACTCTAAGGGATCTAGGGGAATGTCTTTAAATTGTAGTATTCCTTTCGGAGCCGTGTCCTTTCTTTCGATACCTATCCTTATTCTTTTTCGAGAGGGACCGCTTACATATTTTACTGCATGGATAAGGGTGCTGTTTGTCTCTTTGCAGAATATCGCTTATAGGCAATCATTCCTCCAATGAGAACGACAATGATGACTATAAAAATGACTAGAGGAATGACATAAGAAGAAGTCCCTCCACCTTCCGGAGTAGGAGTCGTAGTGGAGGAGGATCCTCCAGGTGTGGTTGATGATGAACTCGTAGATGATTTCCCTGTAGATGTTGTGGTTTCTGATGTTGAACTTGAGCTTGTGGTGGATTGGGGTGGAAGGGTTGTGGAATCTGGTGTCAGAATCTTGAAAGAATAGATCTCCTgaccaaatttattttccgCTTGGAGTTCGTAGGAGACGTTCTCAATGTCCTCTGTTGCTAGTGCCTTGAACGTAAGGCTGCAGTTTACCTT includes the following:
- the LOC121127519 gene encoding uncharacterized protein translates to MIPKRSDIWSVSCPFGLLLLLFIIASGSCSVQIIASSDPALFLLPGEPPNQLFCESDSPFDLCIWSYNGDKCVGSSGSSSYACTDFPEGITLHIETTERKCILQIELPKVEVHEGEYTCLLGSFDDISTGRMDMMSKEFSIQVAHPASITITHSESGVLHVSNSTQTIDTDIICTSENGIPSISNFELYRNGIPIDGNDEGLFHLSQMGLQNDGDVLLCGVNQVTDDDRLIYSNQTSDSLIIQVLYPPQMVNIHEIRFMFEFIANPEAESIDWELFDDQNNTFVYHKTETEVKVTGEHKYLITLIIDLENITVCEYILTVDNGEGILRHDTHLKSFNSSLAHKSEQNVDEDSTSENLGETPWSLIFGILGGILFIVIVGIIAFVIFHQCKYSQGHFYSSANRRGASESS